The following are encoded together in the Humulus lupulus chromosome 5, drHumLupu1.1, whole genome shotgun sequence genome:
- the LOC133779671 gene encoding plastidic glucose transporter 4-like, whose translation MTGVTDKGVVYLSYHKKERIKQILRNSGTLFDIAISKTLAGMLLGRLFVGTGIGLGPPVAALYVTEVSPAFVKGTYGSLIQIATCLGIMGALLVGIPVKDIAGWWRVCFWVSTIPATILALAMIFCAESPSWLYKHGKATEAEVEFEKLFGVAHDRAGQERGINMLFVLGGNGTHAGANVIHKEKALYCHIDDRATRIILLDMFNYFYLIAAFVPFHLHGPHGVLRHLKYLIETKGSAVVCVAEGAGQLTNSCSNIAFHILEKA comes from the exons AGGTGTTGTTTATTTG TCTTATCATAAAAAGGAGAGAATAAAACAGATTCTTAGAAATAGTGGAACATTGTTTGACAT TGCAATAAGCAAAACCCTTGCTGGCATGCTTTTAGGAAGGTTATTTGTTGGGACTGGTATAGGTTTGGGACCTCCTGTTGCTGCTCTCTATGTAACTGAG GTTTCACCTGCTTTTGTTAAGGGTACTTATGGAAGCTTAATCCAAATTGCTACATGCCTTGGGATCATGGGGGCTCTTTTAGTTGGAATCCCTGTCAAAGATATTGCTGGCTG GTGGCGCGTTTGTTTTTGGGTATCTACAATTCCAGCTACAATACTTGCTCTTGCCATGATTTTCTGTGCGGAAAGTCCTTCTTGGCTGTACAAG CATGGAAAAGCTACTGAAGCGGAAGTTGAATTTGAGAAGCTTTTTGGAGTAGCACATGACAGAGCTGGCCAA GAAAGAGGAATCAACATGCTTTTTGTGCTGGGTGGGAACGGAACTCATGCTGGGGCAAATGTAATTCACAAAGAG AAAGCACTTTACTGTCATATAGATGACCGTGCCACTAGAATCATCTTATTGGATATGTTTAACTACTTTTACTTGATTGCTGCATTT GTACCTTTCCATTTACATGGTCCTCATGGTGTTTTGCGGCATCTGAAATACCTCATTGAGACAAAAGGATCAGCAGTGGTCTGTGTTGCTGAGGGAGCAGGGCAG CTTACTAATAGTTGTTCAAATATTGCCTTTCATATTTTGGAAAAGGCCTAA